The proteins below are encoded in one region of Saccopteryx leptura isolate mSacLep1 chromosome 1, mSacLep1_pri_phased_curated, whole genome shotgun sequence:
- the POU2F3 gene encoding POU domain, class 2, transcription factor 3 isoform X4 produces MHAVLSARWRQIKTEDLSDSLQQTLSHRPCHLSQGPAMMSGNQMSGDMTSLHPLQQLVLVPSHLQSVSQFLLSQTQPGQQGLQPNLLPFPQQQSSLLLPQAGPGLASQAVGRPGLPGSSLEPHLEVSQHLPVPKHLPSSGGADEPNDLEELEKFAKTFKQRRIKLGFTQGDVGLAMGKLYGNDFSQTTISRFEALNLSFKNMCKLKPLLEKWLSDAESSPSDPSVSTPSSYPTLSEVFGRKRKKRTSIETNIRLTLEKRFQDNPKPSSEEISMIAEQLSMEKEVVRVWFCNRRQKEKRINCPVATPIKSPIYTSRLVSPSGSLGPLSIPPVHSTMPGTAGLRLPAQDSMPAAPLHLKITPKQQSTPPPVLTLQDLGTDGIIPPTSTETKKFLLFHLALYAPLEGRESCLLYMDRLLSEE; encoded by the exons ATTAAAACGGAAGACCTCAGTGACTCCCTGCAGCAGACCCTCTCGCATAGGCCATGCCACCTGAGTCAAGGACCTGCCATGATGTCTGGAAACCAAATGTCTGGG GATATGACTTCCCTCCATCCCCTCCAGCAGCTTGTACTGGTTCCTAGCCACTTACAGTCCGTATCCCAGTTCCTGCTATCTCAGACCCAGCCTGGGCAGCAAG GTCTGCAACCAAATCTTCTCCCCTTTCCACAGCAACAgagctctctcctcctcccacaggctggaCCTGGCCTGGCGTCCCAG GCAGTTGGGCGCCCTGGGCTGCCAGGATCTTCTTTAGAACCCCACCTGGAAGTGTCCCAGCATCTCCCAGTGCCTAAGCACCTGCCCAGCAGTGGAGGGGCTGATGAGCCTAATGACCTGGAGGAGCTAGAGAAGTTTGCCAAGACCTTCAAGCAGAGGCGCATTAAGCTGGGCTTCACACAG GGTGACGTGGGGCTGGCAATGGGGAAGCTGTATGGCAATGACTTCAGCCAGACCACCATCTCGCGATTTGAGGCCCTCAATCTAAGCTTCAAGAACATGTGCAAACTCAAGCCACTGCTGGAGAAGTGGCTGAGTGATGCAG AATCTTCTCCATCAGACCCCTCGGTGAGCACCCCCAGCTCTTACCCCACCCTCAGTGAAGTGTTCGGTAGGAAAAGGAAGAAACGTACCAGCATTGAGACCAACATCCGCCTTACTCTGGAGAAGAGATTTCAAGAT AACCCCAAACCTAGCTCCGAGGAGATCTCCATGATTGCGGAGCAGTTGTCCATGGAGAAGGAGGTGGTAAGGGTCTGGTTCTGCAACCGACGCCAAAAGGAAAAGCGAATCAACTGCCCTGTGGCCACACCCATCAAATCACCCATCTACACTTCCCGTCTG GTCTCTCCCTCCGGGTCTCTGGgccccctctccatccctcctgtCCATAGCACCATGCCTGGAACCG CAGGCCTTCGTCTCCCAGCTCAGGACTCCATGCCAGCAGCCCCACTGCATCTCAAAATAACTCCAAAGCAGCAGTCAACTCCTCCTCCAGTTTTAACTCTTCAGG aTCTTGGTACCGATGGAATCATCCCACCTACCTCCACTGAGACCAAAAAGTTTCTCCTATTCCACCTGGCCCTGTATGCCCCACTGGAAGGAAGGGAGTCATGCCTTCTCTATATGGACAGATTACTTTCAGAAGAGTAG
- the POU2F3 gene encoding POU domain, class 2, transcription factor 3 isoform X1, producing MVNLELMHTDIKMSGDVADSTDACSSLSQVETGNDRNSLDFNRQIKTEDLSDSLQQTLSHRPCHLSQGPAMMSGNQMSGDMTSLHPLQQLVLVPSHLQSVSQFLLSQTQPGQQGLQPNLLPFPQQQSSLLLPQAGPGLASQAVGRPGLPGSSLEPHLEVSQHLPVPKHLPSSGGADEPNDLEELEKFAKTFKQRRIKLGFTQGDVGLAMGKLYGNDFSQTTISRFEALNLSFKNMCKLKPLLEKWLSDAESSPSDPSVSTPSSYPTLSEVFGRKRKKRTSIETNIRLTLEKRFQDNPKPSSEEISMIAEQLSMEKEVVRVWFCNRRQKEKRINCPVATPIKSPIYTSRLVSPSGSLGPLSIPPVHSTMPGTAGLRLPAQDSMPAAPLHLKITPKQQSTPPPVLTLQDLGTDGIIPPTSTETKKFLLFHLALYAPLEGRESCLLYMDRLLSEE from the exons ATTAAAACGGAAGACCTCAGTGACTCCCTGCAGCAGACCCTCTCGCATAGGCCATGCCACCTGAGTCAAGGACCTGCCATGATGTCTGGAAACCAAATGTCTGGG GATATGACTTCCCTCCATCCCCTCCAGCAGCTTGTACTGGTTCCTAGCCACTTACAGTCCGTATCCCAGTTCCTGCTATCTCAGACCCAGCCTGGGCAGCAAG GTCTGCAACCAAATCTTCTCCCCTTTCCACAGCAACAgagctctctcctcctcccacaggctggaCCTGGCCTGGCGTCCCAG GCAGTTGGGCGCCCTGGGCTGCCAGGATCTTCTTTAGAACCCCACCTGGAAGTGTCCCAGCATCTCCCAGTGCCTAAGCACCTGCCCAGCAGTGGAGGGGCTGATGAGCCTAATGACCTGGAGGAGCTAGAGAAGTTTGCCAAGACCTTCAAGCAGAGGCGCATTAAGCTGGGCTTCACACAG GGTGACGTGGGGCTGGCAATGGGGAAGCTGTATGGCAATGACTTCAGCCAGACCACCATCTCGCGATTTGAGGCCCTCAATCTAAGCTTCAAGAACATGTGCAAACTCAAGCCACTGCTGGAGAAGTGGCTGAGTGATGCAG AATCTTCTCCATCAGACCCCTCGGTGAGCACCCCCAGCTCTTACCCCACCCTCAGTGAAGTGTTCGGTAGGAAAAGGAAGAAACGTACCAGCATTGAGACCAACATCCGCCTTACTCTGGAGAAGAGATTTCAAGAT AACCCCAAACCTAGCTCCGAGGAGATCTCCATGATTGCGGAGCAGTTGTCCATGGAGAAGGAGGTGGTAAGGGTCTGGTTCTGCAACCGACGCCAAAAGGAAAAGCGAATCAACTGCCCTGTGGCCACACCCATCAAATCACCCATCTACACTTCCCGTCTG GTCTCTCCCTCCGGGTCTCTGGgccccctctccatccctcctgtCCATAGCACCATGCCTGGAACCG CAGGCCTTCGTCTCCCAGCTCAGGACTCCATGCCAGCAGCCCCACTGCATCTCAAAATAACTCCAAAGCAGCAGTCAACTCCTCCTCCAGTTTTAACTCTTCAGG aTCTTGGTACCGATGGAATCATCCCACCTACCTCCACTGAGACCAAAAAGTTTCTCCTATTCCACCTGGCCCTGTATGCCCCACTGGAAGGAAGGGAGTCATGCCTTCTCTATATGGACAGATTACTTTCAGAAGAGTAG
- the POU2F3 gene encoding POU domain, class 2, transcription factor 3 isoform X2 gives MSGDVADSTDACSSLSQVETGNDRNSLDFNRQIKTEDLSDSLQQTLSHRPCHLSQGPAMMSGNQMSGDMTSLHPLQQLVLVPSHLQSVSQFLLSQTQPGQQGLQPNLLPFPQQQSSLLLPQAGPGLASQAVGRPGLPGSSLEPHLEVSQHLPVPKHLPSSGGADEPNDLEELEKFAKTFKQRRIKLGFTQGDVGLAMGKLYGNDFSQTTISRFEALNLSFKNMCKLKPLLEKWLSDAESSPSDPSVSTPSSYPTLSEVFGRKRKKRTSIETNIRLTLEKRFQDNPKPSSEEISMIAEQLSMEKEVVRVWFCNRRQKEKRINCPVATPIKSPIYTSRLVSPSGSLGPLSIPPVHSTMPGTAGLRLPAQDSMPAAPLHLKITPKQQSTPPPVLTLQDLGTDGIIPPTSTETKKFLLFHLALYAPLEGRESCLLYMDRLLSEE, from the exons ATTAAAACGGAAGACCTCAGTGACTCCCTGCAGCAGACCCTCTCGCATAGGCCATGCCACCTGAGTCAAGGACCTGCCATGATGTCTGGAAACCAAATGTCTGGG GATATGACTTCCCTCCATCCCCTCCAGCAGCTTGTACTGGTTCCTAGCCACTTACAGTCCGTATCCCAGTTCCTGCTATCTCAGACCCAGCCTGGGCAGCAAG GTCTGCAACCAAATCTTCTCCCCTTTCCACAGCAACAgagctctctcctcctcccacaggctggaCCTGGCCTGGCGTCCCAG GCAGTTGGGCGCCCTGGGCTGCCAGGATCTTCTTTAGAACCCCACCTGGAAGTGTCCCAGCATCTCCCAGTGCCTAAGCACCTGCCCAGCAGTGGAGGGGCTGATGAGCCTAATGACCTGGAGGAGCTAGAGAAGTTTGCCAAGACCTTCAAGCAGAGGCGCATTAAGCTGGGCTTCACACAG GGTGACGTGGGGCTGGCAATGGGGAAGCTGTATGGCAATGACTTCAGCCAGACCACCATCTCGCGATTTGAGGCCCTCAATCTAAGCTTCAAGAACATGTGCAAACTCAAGCCACTGCTGGAGAAGTGGCTGAGTGATGCAG AATCTTCTCCATCAGACCCCTCGGTGAGCACCCCCAGCTCTTACCCCACCCTCAGTGAAGTGTTCGGTAGGAAAAGGAAGAAACGTACCAGCATTGAGACCAACATCCGCCTTACTCTGGAGAAGAGATTTCAAGAT AACCCCAAACCTAGCTCCGAGGAGATCTCCATGATTGCGGAGCAGTTGTCCATGGAGAAGGAGGTGGTAAGGGTCTGGTTCTGCAACCGACGCCAAAAGGAAAAGCGAATCAACTGCCCTGTGGCCACACCCATCAAATCACCCATCTACACTTCCCGTCTG GTCTCTCCCTCCGGGTCTCTGGgccccctctccatccctcctgtCCATAGCACCATGCCTGGAACCG CAGGCCTTCGTCTCCCAGCTCAGGACTCCATGCCAGCAGCCCCACTGCATCTCAAAATAACTCCAAAGCAGCAGTCAACTCCTCCTCCAGTTTTAACTCTTCAGG aTCTTGGTACCGATGGAATCATCCCACCTACCTCCACTGAGACCAAAAAGTTTCTCCTATTCCACCTGGCCCTGTATGCCCCACTGGAAGGAAGGGAGTCATGCCTTCTCTATATGGACAGATTACTTTCAGAAGAGTAG